The Microcaecilia unicolor chromosome 3, aMicUni1.1, whole genome shotgun sequence nucleotide sequence atgaagaaattcacccaagacaTATGTAGCTGCCAGTAAAGAGATGcaggatctaaaaaaaaaaaaaaaaaaaaaacaccaagaaCCTATGCACTTGGCTGAGAGCCCTCAGCAGGCACTGCACTGCTCAAAGTCTATACAGTTGCCTGGTTTGGGAAAGAACACATTGCACAGATCTTAAGACTAAGTCAGAGCCTCACCCTAAACTATGCAACCCAATCCTTACTATACTAACAATTTGGATGCAGCAGGGGAGATGGCGCCTCCTCTTCAGTGTGGAAACAGTGTTGAGCCAGGCTTGCCACAAACTGATCTGCACCACCAGTGACAGGTCCAAGGAAGATGGATGCCAATTGTATATATAGAGGAATTTAGATGCAGGATTTTTTTTATGTTGTTGGACCTACATTATGAACAAGCTACCCATCAGAATCAAACATACCAACTTGAACAAATTCAAAGGAGAACTTAACTTTACTGTTTTTACATGCCTACAGCTGGGGGAAAACCCAAATGTCACTGAACATTCAATGTAAGATACAGATCTGAATTTTTGTTTCAACACAGTTATTGTCCTACAATATTCATACACTGAATTATGTAGACTTTTACTATGAATGCAgttattgtaatccacttagaagaATGGATAATGCAGAATGAGTTTATTATAATAAATTTTAATCCTGCAAGTGCCAGGCTATAAGTGGGTTAACTCCCTAAAAACTTGGCTTCAACCCCACCTTAACCAATGTGTTTTGTGATCCACCATACAAACCTGATCATTTGATTTTTACTGTTAAGTATTAAATATCCCATGATACAATGGAATACTTAACAGGAAACATCCCCATATTTGAAGCAGGTGAACtaaaagttcatatttcatttttaGTTCTTGCATATTGCTAttataaaagtttttaaataaactaCCTTCTACTTTAAAACTACTCACATCAGGACTCCTCAGCCCTGAGCAGAACCTGATACCTGCACTATGCAAAAATGCACAAATCTGAAATGTGTGCCCAGTATGAATACTAATTTTGTGCAGCTATAAATGCCAGAGTACATCTATAAAAGCCATTAAGTTTTGGTTTCCACATATTCCAACTTACCCACCTCACACTGAAGCTTGTAATGCTCTGGCCCCTCCACAAAGCGAAGCAAAGCTACCTCTGACTTAACATGGAGGAGCAGGAAGCATTACCTCTGCCTATTAGACTAAAATGCCTTTTGTAaggtagttttaatattagcttgTCTTATTGTGTTGgttctaccagaaccctcaagTATATTAAAAACAGTCTAAAAGATTCAGTGTTGAGAGTTTTCCTTGCTGTGGTTTGGCATTATAGTAGATACTACTTTACTGAAATTGACATGAATATTTCCAAGCCCCACATCTGTCAGTATAGAGTTCCTCTTAGATCAGCACAGGACTGGTTTTCTCCCAGTTTCACTGTGCATGTCATATTTTGTGTCAAGGGCGAGGAAGGGCAGCTGTTCAGACTCTGGCACCTCCCAAACACCTGCTTAAGGCTTATTGTAGTGTTGGTACACACAGGTGAGGGCCCTTTCACAGTAAGAGTCCCAGGAAGCATTTCCTACAGGACACATAAGTCCTTACTGCCACagtaaaagttttatattttagaTCACCTACACATACGGTCAAAGCACACAGAACGTGATTCTTTAGTATGCAGATCCTTATAGtgaaaagataaaaacaaaaggATATCAGCACAAGGGTTAGGTGGCCTGTACCAAGCTACACCCAGAAACTGTATTGGAACTTCTCATCTCTATAGCTTTAGAGCTGCAAAGGACAATTCCTAGGTCTAGATTGATCTATAGAACAGCTAGAAGTTTAATGTAACACAGGGCACTTAACTTTACAGAAATGCTTTAGTCTTTGGCCTAAAACTCTCAGCTGAGAACACCACAAAAATTAAAGCTCCTtgaatactgttttttttttttaaccttccagTTAATGAAGTGACCTCTTCACATTTAAGAGTTTGAAAGTTTTACTGGCTCTGTCCCActtatattaaagaaaaaaataatcttgTTGGACACCTTTTTGCATCATTTAAGCAAAGTTTCATCACTAGCCCACACCTTGAGATGTCTCCCTTAAGTACTCATGTATTCCTTTGTAAGTGAGGAGTGTATTGGCCCCTTGGGTAGAGAAGGGGAGCTATAACTGCCAAACCCACAAAAAAAAGAGTATTGGTAACTTACAGCTGAATCACTTCGAGGAAAATAAGCTTTACTGTGGACTCGTGACCGAAGGAAAAGAAACAAGTTACTGATCAAAACACacgatttattttttttgtataaaaaaaaactaaacttttATAAAAAGTTTAGCGTGATTAACATCATTACACGTTTTGCAGAGATACACATCTCTGCCACTATACAAGGAAAAAAACCTCCCAATTAAAAGTACACACAAGGCTGCACTAGACCCTATGTACACAGGTAGCATTCAGTCCTTGACTTATCAAAAAGTCCTTTATATaatctgacccccctccccccaaaaaatacaGGCAAGCAAGGATCCGAGTACTAAATCCTCCAATAAACTCACGCTCCACCTTCGGAAGGAAGGCAAAGGCTGCAATAAGCGACCCCTTCCCGTGCCGAGGACATCAAGAGCCTTCCCAATACAGAAAGGACAAGAAAAACGTCTCTCCATAAATACGAGCAGTCCCAAATGGGCGAGAAGAGCCAAGAAGCAACAGCGTGTGCTGCGATCTCCTCGTTGCAGttcagaaaatatatatatatatataagtccgTTTCTGATCGAGATTGCAGctgttccccttttttttttttttttctttctttcttgacaTCACCACTGTGTGATCAAAGTCTGCGCCCACCTGCAAGAGAAAGAAGAAGCGTGTTAAGGGCGAGATGCTGTAGCGTGGGCCGGGCGGTCAGGCTGGCGCCAGGGAGGAAGCCGCAGCTCCAGCCCGCAGGAACGGTCGCTGTTCGCAATCACAGTGCCGGCGCCAGGCTACAATTACTCCAAGCAGCGACAGTGCGGAGCCACCAAACCCGACAGCACCTCTTACCGAGAATAGACAACAGCACCCCTTctaggctgcccccccccccccgtcttataCGTTTACTATATAGACAAATTCTAGAGAGACATATACATTTAATAAGTCAAAATGACCTAGTCGGACGTGCGCGTGCAGTATATTGATCCATCCCAAGACACCTAGGTCTTGATCACACCTCCCTCTCACCGGACTACGATCGCTATGGACCTAGCCAAAATATCGCCCCCATTCCCTATATTGTATCAAGTATAAGCACTCACCGTTCAGGGACAGAGCATTTTGCTGTCGTTGGTCATTAACTCTGAAGGGAAGTCAGACGCCTGCAAAAATAAACAAGTCGATGTTACAGAGATGGCCGGTAGCAGTGGGAAAACGCTCCAGACGAGTATTTGTCATTACCtgattatgcccccccccccccaatccatcccagCCTACACGCAAGAGAGCCCCCCATCCCGTGCTACGAAGGGAAacgaagtgtgtgtgtgtgtgtgtgtgtctcctcCCTACGATTACCTGAAGAGATAGGACACTGATGTCTGTGTTAATAGCGGTCAGCGGGGTCCTGGAGGAGGGCGTCTGCTGAGGCCGGGGATGGTGGAGGCTGACAATACTGGGGTGCGAGTCCAACGCGATCTGCAGGTCCAGGATATAATCGATGACGTGCTGCAATATTTCCATCTTGCTGACCTTCCTGTGCTGCGGGATGCTAGGCACCAGCTCACGCAGCTTGGAATAGCAATCGTTCATGTTGTACAGCAGGCTCACCGGCTCCTCGGTGAGAGCCTTGCTGCGCCCGATGCTCAGACTATGGTCGGACAAGCTGTTCTTGCGCGCCGATCGCACGGGGCTGAACGCTTTCATACTGCTACTCGATGGCTTGCCTGTTGTTTCCTCGATCCCCTTCTCTTGCGTCCGCTCCACTAAACCTCCTCAGAATGAGCCCAGCGACTGCCCGCCCCCTGCTTTTATATGACACATGCGGCTCCTGGCGAAACTCAAGCGTTCCCTTCACTCCCATTGGCTACAGGAGCGGCATCCATCAAGCTGTCCGCGCCAGATGATTCGCTACAGCGGAGCCTCTGGAGAACACTCGGCTCTTCCGTATTCCGCGCCAATCAACGTCAGCGATCGGGGACGACAGAGGCGAGTGGGCGTGGCTTCCCGCCTAGTACGGCCGAGATAGTAAATACGGCGGTGTGTTCTCAGCCTAGGACGCTGGACGAGTCCCAGCGCATTAGTAAGCGAAACTCGTTGGACGATCCTGCTGTGATTGATGCGAATGGGTGTAATTAATGCTGTCATTATAGTCCCTTTCCTTACTCCCCAGCGTCACGACGACTATGAAATAACTGTAGCTCAGTAAGAAGAAATGAAAACCTGTTCGATTTACGTAGCAAGAGGTGGTCAAAGACATAAAGAATAATACTAGGTTAATAAATGCCGTCAGTGAAGACGAATATTTGGAATTAGATCGAGATGGGAAACCAATAGTTGCAAAGCGGAACTGTGATACTGGCCTTGCAGTTTTAGCAGATAGGCTTTTGAAAGATGCTTAGATTGATCGGTTACAGCAGAAAAGCACAAGctccaacaaaattaaaaatatatgtgACGAGCCTGTGTTTTATACATTTGAGAATTATTGCTGCACCAGTTTTTTCAAGACTGTAGCTCTGGGCAGTTTTGCTGGTAGGGTGTCTAATAAAGTATAAATACATTTATGGAGTTTTCATTTCTATGGTCTCTGGAGTGGGTTAAGGCTTTTCACACTAATTACAATCCTATTAACTACTACGCATTAGGCAAACAACAGTTTTGCTCCTGCTTGTATTACTATTGATGGTTAATGACCTTTAGACGTTGTTATGCATCTTATTAGGAATAAAGACTGTCAATTAAAAAATATTAGAACACGCCAGGTAATTGTTACTGCAGACTGGTTCGATAAGGCGGTTAACTGGAAGCATGAATGTTTGTGGAATAGCATTTCCAAGACATTTTATCTAAAATGCTTTTCTATTGTCCTTTACATTTACTATTTTTATTAATTAGCAAATGATGTTGGCACAGTTACAGTATTCAGCCCTCTGAAGAGGGTGTAATATTGTTTTAGAATAGAGAATGTTCAAGGATGCTCCTAAGAACTTTGGTGAGAGGTGGGAGTTTATACATCTTGAGCATTACATGGCTTAAATGTCTTTCACGGGTTATGCTCCCATTcctttcactgtatgtatgtttaTTCTGAAGTGTGTTTTGTTCCACTTTAGCCCATCTTATGTAGATGTTTTCTTCCAGTATCTACAGCTATCAAGTAAACCCCCTTTGTAGGATTGCCTAAAAATTAGGGAAATTCCACTTTTCTCAAATCTAATGTAATATGGTTCTTATATCTCAACTCTCAATCAATAAAGGTTCAAAGCCGGTAACATAATGTACCTGTGTGTGTCTGTCTCTTTACAGACCAAACAAATACATGGTCTCTgaccgttccttttttttttttttttgcctctatggTTCCTCTGTATTTATTCCATGTTTTCttaattccattacattttttTGTCTCTATCATTCCACTGGAAGCCCATTTCATGCAGTGGCACCTGACAGTGAAGACATATCCCCCTCTCCCAGACTCACATTGTGACCTCTTGCTCTATGGCATTCTTTCTTCCATAAA carries:
- the ID2 gene encoding DNA-binding protein inhibitor ID-2; translated protein: MKAFSPVRSARKNSLSDHSLSIGRSKALTEEPVSLLYNMNDCYSKLRELVPSIPQHRKVSKMEILQHVIDYILDLQIALDSHPSIVSLHHPRPQQTPSSRTPLTAINTDISVLSLQASDFPSELMTNDSKMLCP